The proteins below come from a single Flavobacteriales bacterium genomic window:
- a CDS encoding DUF2024 family protein: protein MEVAVWDTYVTKKDGSVMHFDIIAPSSVKDTAVIYEYGRVYLKTKGQEGQPLTSKECRFCHVRSIQPQWEADIKKQGYFILEMENCE from the coding sequence ATGGAAGTAGCAGTTTGGGACACCTATGTAACTAAGAAAGATGGTAGCGTAATGCACTTTGACATTATTGCACCATCATCAGTAAAAGACACTGCCGTTATTTACGAATATGGCAGAGTATATCTGAAAACTAAAGGTCAAGAAGGACAGCCCTTAACATCAAAAGAATGTAGGTTTTGCCACGTTAGAAGTATACAACCACAATGGGAAGCCGACATAAAAAAACAAGGATATTTTATTCTTGAAATGGAAAATTGCGAATAA
- a CDS encoding winged helix-turn-helix transcriptional regulator: MKHSSFHLTEQNQKIESRIVVALERISEAFRVLLWNESKENSLSPIQIQILIFIYFHSTEKCKVGYLADEFNMTKATISDSVKVLLSKELVTKETDPIDTRSFSLSLTNEGKKIAKKASLFASSIEQPIEKLTQEQKTIMLNGLLKLIYDLNKSGIITIQRMCFTCSNYQLEKGVHYCKLLKSQLAENELRVDCPEHELQI, translated from the coding sequence ATGAAACATTCATCTTTTCACTTAACGGAACAAAACCAAAAAATTGAAAGTCGCATTGTTGTTGCTTTGGAACGAATTTCAGAAGCATTCAGAGTATTGTTATGGAATGAAAGTAAAGAAAACTCATTAAGCCCGATACAAATTCAAATTTTGATTTTCATCTATTTTCATTCAACAGAAAAATGCAAGGTGGGTTATTTAGCTGATGAGTTCAATATGACAAAAGCCACAATTAGCGATAGCGTAAAAGTGTTACTTTCAAAAGAATTAGTAACAAAGGAAACTGACCCCATTGACACAAGGAGTTTTTCGCTATCACTTACAAACGAAGGAAAAAAAATAGCAAAAAAGGCATCATTATTTGCTTCATCAATAGAACAACCCATTGAAAAACTAACACAGGAACAAAAAACAATAATGCTTAATGGATTGCTAAAATTGATTTACGACCTAAATAAATCAGGCATCATCACTATTCAAAGAATGTGTTTTACTTGCTCTAACTATCAACTTGAAAAAGGTGTTCACTACTGCAAACTTTTGAAAAGTCAACTTGCTGAAAACGAATTGAGAGTGGATTGCCCTGAACACGAATTGCAGATATGA
- a CDS encoding YggS family pyridoxal phosphate-dependent enzyme → MSFIIENIANIKSRIRAAAGFSGRNPNEIKLLLATKTVSATNIITALETGETLIGENKVQELKEKFEAIKVIPHQTHFIGHLQTNKVKEVIKYADCIQSVDRLELAEKLQKRLEFEDRTIDVFIQVNTSYEASKFGVSPENTLTFAQQVKQLDRLNIKGLMTIGLFSAETQKVRKCFQLLKNIQLSMLDKDLSVHDLSMGMSNDLETAIEEGSTIIRVGTAIFGKRPYPDSYYWNDKIETNPQV, encoded by the coding sequence ATGAGCTTCATAATCGAAAACATAGCAAACATTAAGAGTAGAATAAGAGCAGCAGCCGGATTTTCGGGCAGAAACCCCAATGAAATTAAACTTCTATTAGCAACAAAAACAGTTTCGGCTACAAATATTATTACTGCCTTGGAAACCGGTGAAACCCTGATTGGAGAAAATAAGGTGCAGGAACTCAAAGAGAAATTTGAAGCAATAAAAGTTATCCCACACCAAACCCATTTCATAGGACATCTTCAAACCAACAAAGTCAAGGAAGTTATAAAATATGCCGACTGCATACAATCTGTTGACAGGTTGGAATTAGCTGAAAAATTGCAAAAGAGATTAGAATTTGAAGATAGAACCATTGATGTTTTTATCCAAGTTAACACCTCTTATGAAGCAAGTAAGTTTGGTGTTTCACCCGAAAATACTTTGACTTTTGCTCAACAAGTTAAACAACTTGACCGATTAAACATAAAAGGCTTAATGACTATCGGACTTTTTTCTGCGGAAACACAAAAAGTTCGAAAATGCTTTCAATTGCTCAAAAACATTCAACTAAGTATGCTAGATAAAGACTTATCTGTTCACGACTTATCAATGGGAATGAGTAACGACTTAGAAACAGCCATTGAAGAAGGCTCAACGATAATTCGAGTTGGAACTGCAATATTCGGCAAACGACCTTATCCGGACAGCTATTATTGGAATGATAAGATAGAAACCAACCCACAGGTGTAA